One genomic segment of Deinococcus arcticus includes these proteins:
- a CDS encoding M48 family metallopeptidase — translation MECAALKAQPAAEWTLRIQEMEFTVRESARRKTLSLGVERDGQLLLLVPAGTSEAQLTAFVTSRLDWLYGKLAEKTALHRPSPQREYVSGEGFLFEGRSYRLHLVQAHSPTRPDALLTLNGQHFELPESQAAQGRELFVRWYTEQLTEWAGHQVQRLALRLRVQPKQVEVTDLGYRWGAASRTGTVSLHWRVALLPRRIAEYVLLHELVHLEFHHHKPEFWERLEVLLPDYAERKRWLARHGADHDL, via the coding sequence GTGGAGTGCGCCGCTCTGAAGGCCCAGCCTGCCGCCGAATGGACCCTGCGCATTCAGGAGATGGAGTTCACCGTGCGGGAGAGCGCCCGCCGCAAGACCCTCAGCCTGGGCGTCGAGCGGGACGGGCAGTTGCTGCTGCTCGTGCCCGCCGGAACCAGTGAGGCGCAGCTGACGGCCTTCGTCACGTCCCGGCTGGACTGGCTGTACGGCAAACTCGCGGAGAAGACCGCGCTGCACCGCCCCTCACCGCAACGGGAGTATGTCAGCGGTGAGGGGTTCCTGTTCGAGGGCCGGTCGTACCGCCTGCACCTGGTCCAGGCCCACAGCCCCACCAGGCCAGACGCCTTACTGACGCTGAACGGCCAGCACTTCGAACTCCCGGAATCGCAGGCCGCCCAGGGCCGGGAGCTGTTCGTCCGCTGGTACACCGAGCAGCTCACGGAGTGGGCCGGGCACCAGGTCCAGCGGCTCGCGCTGCGGTTGAGGGTCCAGCCGAAGCAGGTGGAGGTCACGGACCTCGGCTACCGCTGGGGGGCCGCCAGCCGGACCGGTACCGTCTCGTTGCACTGGCGCGTCGCCCTGCTGCCCAGACGCATCGCCGAGTATGTGCTGCTGCACGAACTGGTCCACCTGGAGTTCCATCACCACAAGCCTGAATTCTGGGAGCGCCTGGAGGTGCTGCTGCCGGACTATGCCGAAAGGAAGCGCTGGCTGGCCAGGCACGGCGCGGACCATGACCTGTGA
- the dgt gene encoding dGTP triphosphohydrolase gives MITRAQLEAREAATLAPYAALSRAATREHPERESDTRTAFQKDRDRVLHTTAFRRLEAKTQVFLSAAGDHYRTRLTHTLEVGQVARSAALSLGLNETLAEAVALAHDLGHPPFGHAGERVLNTLMAGHGGFNHNTQARRIVTELERPKSEYAGLNLTLDTLDGLNKHDRAGLGRPSLEAQLVDAADALAYTAHDIDDGLRSGLITPAQLCALPLWCELLGGAGLRGDTLTERERRTLHRRLLGTLIRDLTHASHAAIEASGVRRPEAARTFAGPLITYSPAMQERLRETSAFLRENLYRHWRVEMQVEQATRVLTTLFEALVNRPSMLPPTFRARAQAGDLPRAVCDYLAGMTDRYALDAHSSITPPATPTLWPR, from the coding sequence ATGATCACCCGGGCCCAGCTCGAAGCGCGCGAGGCCGCCACCCTGGCCCCCTACGCTGCCCTGAGCCGGGCAGCCACGCGCGAACACCCCGAGCGCGAGAGCGACACCCGCACGGCCTTTCAGAAAGACCGCGACCGGGTGCTGCACACCACGGCCTTCCGGCGCCTGGAGGCCAAGACGCAGGTGTTTCTCTCGGCGGCGGGCGACCATTACCGCACCCGCCTGACCCATACCCTGGAGGTGGGGCAGGTGGCCCGCAGCGCGGCGCTGTCGCTGGGCCTGAACGAAACGCTGGCCGAAGCGGTGGCCCTGGCGCACGACCTGGGCCACCCGCCGTTTGGCCACGCGGGCGAGCGGGTGCTGAACACCCTGATGGCCGGGCACGGCGGCTTTAACCACAACACCCAGGCGCGGCGCATCGTGACCGAACTGGAGCGCCCCAAATCCGAATACGCGGGTCTGAACCTCACCCTGGACACGCTGGACGGCCTGAACAAGCATGACCGCGCCGGCCTGGGTCGCCCCAGTCTGGAAGCGCAGCTGGTGGACGCCGCCGACGCCCTGGCCTACACCGCCCACGACATAGACGACGGCCTGCGCAGCGGCCTGATTACCCCGGCGCAGCTGTGTGCCCTGCCCCTGTGGTGCGAGCTGCTAGGGGGCGCGGGGCTGCGCGGCGACACCCTGACCGAGCGCGAGCGCCGCACCCTGCACCGCCGGCTGCTGGGCACCCTGATCCGCGACCTGACCCACGCCAGTCACGCGGCCATCGAGGCCAGCGGCGTGCGCCGCCCGGAGGCCGCCCGCACCTTTGCCGGGCCCCTGATCACCTACAGCCCGGCCATGCAGGAGCGCCTGCGCGAGACCAGTGCCTTTCTGCGCGAGAACCTTTACCGCCACTGGCGCGTGGAGATGCAGGTGGAGCAGGCCACCCGCGTGCTCACCACCCTGTTCGAGGCCCTGGTGAACCGCCCCAGCATGTTGCCGCCTACCTTCCGCGCCCGCGCCCAGGCGGGCGATCTGCCCCGCGCCGTGTGCGATTACCTGGCCGGCATGACCGACCGCTACGCCCTGGACGCCCACAGTTCCATCACCCCGCCGGCCACGCCCACGCTGTGGCCGCGCTGA
- a CDS encoding tyrosine-type recombinase/integrase: MHFTLRQHTQDFLMHCRQKGHAPGTMAAYKLSLDKFLDYAEPAGVTLAEDVTRTLMRAYVTHLGECLSPGAAHARLRPLKTFFRWLEDDEILEKSPMQRVPMPKLPRKVLPAIDTAEVQQLMDVARSTKHPFRDRAVLAVLFDTGVRVSELCALQLDDVQTGGRIRVQEAKGGRSRVVPVSRAALRHLTRYVNTERPETRLPYLFLSNDETPMNRDSVKQMLERLCRTAGLPVFTPHTFRRGFAVNYLRNSGDVFTLQRILGHTTLEMTNRYAVLQDDDLKDVHRRASPVSALKR; this comes from the coding sequence ATGCACTTCACCCTCCGCCAGCACACCCAGGACTTTCTCATGCACTGCCGCCAGAAGGGCCACGCACCAGGAACGATGGCCGCGTACAAGCTGTCGCTGGACAAGTTCCTGGACTACGCCGAGCCAGCGGGGGTGACCCTCGCCGAGGACGTCACCCGCACGCTGATGCGCGCCTACGTCACCCACCTGGGCGAGTGCCTGAGTCCCGGTGCGGCGCACGCCCGGCTGCGGCCCCTCAAGACCTTCTTCCGGTGGCTGGAGGACGACGAGATTCTGGAGAAGTCCCCGATGCAGCGTGTGCCGATGCCGAAGCTGCCCCGGAAGGTCCTGCCCGCCATCGACACAGCGGAAGTCCAGCAGCTCATGGACGTCGCCCGGAGCACCAAGCACCCGTTTCGGGACCGGGCGGTCCTGGCTGTGCTCTTCGACACGGGGGTGCGCGTTTCGGAGCTCTGCGCCCTTCAGCTGGACGACGTGCAGACGGGCGGGCGCATTCGCGTTCAGGAGGCCAAGGGAGGCCGGAGCCGGGTGGTCCCGGTCTCCAGGGCCGCGCTGCGGCACCTGACCCGTTACGTGAACACGGAACGCCCGGAAACCCGGTTGCCGTACTTGTTCCTGTCGAACGACGAGACCCCGATGAACCGGGACAGCGTGAAGCAGATGCTGGAGCGGCTGTGCCGCACGGCTGGGCTGCCCGTCTTCACGCCCCACACCTTCCGGCGGGGCTTCGCCGTGAACTACCTCAGGAATTCGGGGGACGTGTTCACGCTTCAGCGCATTCTCGGCCACACCACGCTGGAGATGACGAACCGCTACGCGGTCTTGCAGGACGACGACCTGAAAGACGTTCACCGCCGGGCCAGCCCGGTGAGCGCCCTGAAGCGCTGA